One Dromiciops gliroides isolate mDroGli1 chromosome 3, mDroGli1.pri, whole genome shotgun sequence DNA segment encodes these proteins:
- the LOC122746407 gene encoding zinc finger protein 69 homolog isoform X2 → MAPGPLPAAALQESVTFDDVAVDFTLEEWGHLHPPQKELYREVMLENYRNLVCLGLALSKPDVICQLERGEAPRLAEGDAPKSGCAELAFGAQVHLLTFVPVSFNLQYPQPGVVFWVLGPPTCGPQSPVNEEEGSQASSCSGQASAISLRAPKAGS, encoded by the exons ATGGCCCCTGGGCCGCTGCCGGCAGCCGCCCTCCAG GAATCCGTGACCTTCGATGACGTGGCCGTGGACTTCACCCTGGAGGAGTGGGGGCACCTGCACCCTCCTCAGAAGGAGCTGTACCGCGAagtgatgctggagaactacaGGAACCTGGTCTGCCTGG GCCTTGCTCTTTCTAAGCCAGATGTGATCTGCCAGTTGGAGAGAGGAGAAGCCCCTAGGCTGGCGGAGGGAGACGCCCCCAAGAGTGGCTGTGCAG aGTTGGCTTTTGGAGCCCAGGTTCACCTCTTGACATTTGTCCCCGTTTCATTTAACCTGCAGTACCcacagccaggtgtggtcttctGGGTTCTGGGTCCCCCAACCTGCGGGCCTCAGAGCCCTGTGAACGAGGAGGAAGGCTCCCAAGCATCTTCCTGCTCAGGGCAGGCCTCAGCCATTTCTTTGAGAGCCCCAAAGGCCGGCTCATAG
- the LOC122746407 gene encoding zinc finger protein 69 homolog isoform X1, with protein MAPGPLPAAALQESVTFDDVAVDFTLEEWGHLHPPQKELYREVMLENYRNLVCLGLALSKPDVICQLERGEAPRLAEGDAPKSGCAVPTARCGLLGSGSPNLRASEPCERGGRLPSIFLLRAGLSHFFESPKGRLIGPCFVFCPLFPLGEICATLVLA; from the exons ATGGCCCCTGGGCCGCTGCCGGCAGCCGCCCTCCAG GAATCCGTGACCTTCGATGACGTGGCCGTGGACTTCACCCTGGAGGAGTGGGGGCACCTGCACCCTCCTCAGAAGGAGCTGTACCGCGAagtgatgctggagaactacaGGAACCTGGTCTGCCTGG GCCTTGCTCTTTCTAAGCCAGATGTGATCTGCCAGTTGGAGAGAGGAGAAGCCCCTAGGCTGGCGGAGGGAGACGCCCCCAAGAGTGGCTGTGCAG TACCcacagccaggtgtggtcttctGGGTTCTGGGTCCCCCAACCTGCGGGCCTCAGAGCCCTGTGAACGAGGAGGAAGGCTCCCAAGCATCTTCCTGCTCAGGGCAGGCCTCAGCCATTTCTTTGAGAGCCCCAAAGGCCGGCTCATAGGCCCATGCTTTGTCTTCTGCCCCCTCTTCCCTCTGGGAGAAATCTGTGCCACTCTGGTCCTTGCCTAG